A segment of the Candidatus Methylomirabilota bacterium genome:
ACATGACAGCCTCCTGATCGCTTCGATTCGGGGGACCGCGGGAAAGACTCTAGGGCCATGGGCCGCCGATTCAACGACCTGGCCCGATGTCTGGGCGAAGGCCCCTCAGGCTTCCGTGGCCGGGAGTTGCGCTTCACGGCGCAACACCTCGTTGAACGAGGCGATGGCCACCTCGATCTCCTCCCGGTCCGGAGGCTTCGTCGTGATCTTCTGGAGCCACAGCCCGGGAGCCATCACGGCCCGCATGACCGGTGAACGATCGTGCCGCGCGCCCAGGCGCAGCACCTCGAACGCGAGCCCGGCGATGACGGGGATGGCAAGGATGCGGGACCCGATCCGCCACCAGAGGCCGGGGTTGCCGAAGGCCGCGAACACCAGGATCGCGACCACCATGACGATCAGCAGGAAGTTGGTGCCGCAGCGCGGGTG
Coding sequences within it:
- a CDS encoding DUF1385 domain-containing protein, encoding FVGIFVVGPAIAFRWVGHRVGSSFLVNVLEGLFRVALFLGYLVLIGRAKEIRRVFEYHGAEHKTIATHEHDETLVPENVDRYSTLHPRCGTNFLLIVMVVAILVFAAFGNPGLWWRIGSRILAIPVIAGLAFEVLRLGARHDRSPVMRAVMAPGLWLQKITTKPPDREEIEVAIASFNEVLRREAQLPATEA